A single Primulina eburnea isolate SZY01 chromosome 11, ASM2296580v1, whole genome shotgun sequence DNA region contains:
- the LOC140804512 gene encoding wound-induced protein 1-like, with amino-acid sequence MYTETVPELALSQETLEESFNKGVVTALYEALKCRDAGKIHEILAADLEWWFHGPPCHQFLMRVLTGDKESHFSFVPHSISAFGHIVLAEGFDQSRSIAWVHAWTVTDGIITQVREYFNTSLTVTRIGKSEQSGFGIASLHCPSVWESSLPDLVGKSVPGLVLAI; translated from the exons ATGTATACTGAAACAGTTCct GAACTGGCTTTATCTCAGGAAACTCTGGAGGAATCCTTCAACAAAGGGGTGGTGACCGCCCTGTATGAAGCCTTAAAGTGCCGCGACGCCGGAAAAATCCACGAAATCCTCGCCGCAGATCTCGAGTGGTGGTTCCATGGTCCGCCGTGTCACCAGTTTTTGATGCGCGTGCTCACCGGAGATAAGGAATCTCACTTCAGCTTCGTGCCCCACAGCATCTCCGCCTTTGGCCACATTGTACTCGCCGAAGGATTCGACCAGTCCCGATCAATCGCCTGGGTCCACGCCTGGACGGTCACTGATGGGATAATCACCCAGGTTAGGGAGTACTTCAACACATCCCTCACCGTTACACGTATCGGAAAATCTGAACAGTCCGGTTTCGGCATTGCTTCCCTTCACTGCCCTTCCGTTTGGGAGAGTAGCCTTCCTGATCTTGTCGGGAAATCCGTGCCGGGGCTCGTGCTTGCTATCTGA